The Azospirillum brasilense genome window below encodes:
- a CDS encoding TRAP transporter substrate-binding protein, producing MKFVSLLCATVAAGCLMAATAATAQEPIVIKFSHVVAPETPKGKGAEKFKQLAEQRTAGKVKVEVYPNSQLYKDKEELEALQLGAVQMLAPSLAKFGPLGAKEFEIFDLPYIFPCKAALVKVTTGTIGKQLFQKLENKGITGLAYWDNGFKIMSANKPLHTTADFKGLKMRIQSSKVLDAQMRALGALPQVMAFSEVYQALQTGVVDGTENPPSNMYTQKMHEVQSHATLSDHGYLGYAVIVNKKFWDGLPADVRTELDGAMKEATEYANNIAQEENDKALEAMKAAGKTKFYELTKDERASWRQAMLPVHEDMASRVGKELLASIKTETDAAKCE from the coding sequence ATGAAGTTCGTTTCGCTGCTGTGCGCCACCGTCGCCGCCGGCTGCCTGATGGCCGCCACCGCCGCCACCGCGCAGGAGCCGATCGTCATCAAGTTCAGCCACGTCGTCGCTCCGGAAACCCCGAAGGGCAAGGGCGCCGAGAAGTTCAAGCAGCTGGCCGAGCAGCGCACCGCTGGCAAGGTGAAGGTCGAGGTCTATCCGAACAGCCAGCTCTACAAGGATAAGGAGGAGCTGGAGGCCCTGCAGCTCGGCGCCGTGCAGATGCTGGCCCCGTCGCTGGCCAAGTTCGGTCCGCTGGGCGCCAAGGAATTCGAGATCTTCGACCTGCCCTACATCTTCCCCTGCAAGGCCGCCCTGGTAAAGGTCACCACCGGCACGATCGGCAAGCAGCTGTTCCAGAAGCTGGAGAACAAGGGCATCACCGGTCTGGCCTATTGGGACAACGGCTTCAAGATCATGAGCGCCAACAAGCCGCTGCACACCACGGCGGACTTCAAGGGCCTCAAGATGCGCATCCAGTCGTCGAAGGTGCTGGACGCGCAGATGCGCGCGCTCGGCGCCCTGCCGCAGGTGATGGCCTTCTCCGAGGTCTATCAGGCGCTGCAGACCGGCGTCGTCGACGGCACCGAGAACCCGCCGTCCAACATGTACACCCAGAAGATGCACGAGGTGCAGAGCCACGCCACGCTCTCCGACCACGGCTATCTGGGCTACGCGGTCATCGTGAACAAGAAGTTCTGGGACGGCCTGCCGGCCGACGTCCGCACCGAGCTCGACGGCGCGATGAAGGAGGCGACCGAATACGCCAACAACATCGCCCAGGAAGAGAACGACAAGGCGCTGGAGGCGATGAAGGCCGCCGGCAAGACCAAGTTCTACGAGCTGACCAAGGACGAGCGCGCGTCGTGGCGC